The DNA segment CCGGGAGGGGGACCCGCAGCCGGGACCGGGGCAGGACGGGCACGatgcgggacgggacgggggctGGCGCAGCTCCGGTACCCGGAGGCCAGTCTCCGGGACAACCACCCCAGGCTGCCCTGCAAGTCGGTGTGCCGGgcgctgcccctgctccccccgaGGCCCCCGCCgtgctggaagagctgctgagggagctgcaCCTCCTGCTGAGAGGTACCCAGCGACCCCGGGGAGTGCTgcaggaagagggggggggggggtgagggggaccccggggcaggaggaggggacagCGGGGCCGAGgcaccgcggggccgggcggcagaGCCGGGCGCCGTCTCCTCTTGGGGCCAGGAAAAGCCGAGGTTCCTTCCTAAAGGCGAGCCCTGGTCGGGTTTTGGGGTCAGGCATGGTGAAGGAGCCGGCAAAGACGCGCAGGAAGGCCTGGGAAGGgcgtgaggaagaggaggaaagcggTGAAGGTAACCCACAGGCCGGGTCCCACCGTCGCGTGGAAGCCGCCTTCCACTGTCGGACACGCGAGAACATCTCCGTCGAGCAGAGAGGgcggcaggagctgcagctctaCTACATCGTGAGTGCCCAACCTGCTGCCCTTTCCTGCCGGCGCCAGCTTCCTGCCCATGGGGGCACCCGGCCTGGCGCAGGGGCCGATTCTTTAACACGAGTTTTCCCCATCCCCAGCCGGAGAAGGAGGGGATGTTCCACCGTGGCTCGGGGCTGAACCTGACCAGTGGGCAGTACACAGCCCCCATCGCGGGGTACTACACCTTCACGGCCACGCTGCACATCGGTGAGCCCTCGGGGACCCCCTGCAGCCCCGCCGGGGAGGTCCAGGACGGCTCTCACCCTCCCCTCTGTCCCAGTGcgcagagagcagcagaggaaggggcagccGCGCAGGGGGAATCGTCTGCGGCTGCTGATCTGTGTGCAGTCCCACTGCCAGCACAACAGGTAGGGCAGGGCAAagccaggaggggagagggaccctagggcagggagggaggagggagtccagcagccccaggggaaggAGGAACACACTCTCCCCAGCACCACCCTCCCTCTTCTGCAGCAATCTGGAGACCGTGTCCTGGCTGGAGAGTGGCAGTGACCTTTTCACTATCTCCGTTACCGGAGTCCTTTACCTGCAGGTTAGTGGTACCAGCTCAGCTCAGGACCCTGGCAGGCAGGAACGCACCTTCCATGGTGCCAGCTCCAGGGCCAGGCATGGAGTCTGTTTCTCAGCCCAGCTCCAAGCCCAAAGGATGCTTAGGGCTGAGGTCTGCTGGGACACTACAGCACATACTATGGGTGGtctgccccactggcctccgtgtCATCCTTTTCCCAGGATGCCGGGGGAGcagcccctccagctcccagctgctgtgCACAGGGGAGAGCACCCTCCTTTGCTCTGCCAGGCTGTGCCCAGTGCCCAGAGATGTCCGAGTCCCATTATGCCCTCTCTCCCTCCAGGCTGGGCAGTATGCCTCTGTTTTCGTGGACAACGCTGCA comes from the Accipiter gentilis chromosome 6, bAccGen1.1, whole genome shotgun sequence genome and includes:
- the ERFE gene encoding erythroferrone isoform X2, yielding MRLPELCLALLCAAGSAGAAREGSPGPGAAAGRAAEAGRGGPGAAALRAGGVDPRQAWLLLAGSSGRGTRSRDRGRTGTMRDGTGAGAAPVPGGQSPGQPPQAALQVGVPGAAPAPPEAPAVLEELLRELHLLLRGMVKEPAKTRRKAWEGREEEEESGEGNPQAGSHRRVEAAFHCRTRENISVEQRGRQELQLYYIPEKEGMFHRGSGLNLTSGQYTAPIAGYYTFTATLHIVRREQQRKGQPRRGNRLRLLICVQSHCQHNSNLETVSWLESGSDLFTISVTGVLYLQMGSSILAETRPLQLLSS
- the ERFE gene encoding erythroferrone isoform X4 encodes the protein MRLPELCLALLCAAGSAGAAREGSPGPGAAAGRAAEAGRGGPGAAALRAGGVDPRQAWLLLAGSSGRGTRSRDRGRTGTMRDGTGAGAAPVPGGQSPGQPPQAALQVGVPGAAPAPPEAPAVLEELLRELHLLLRGMVKEPAKTRRKAWEGREEEEESGEGNPQAGSHRRVEAAFHCRTRENISVEQRGRQELQLYYIPEKEGMFHRGSGLNLTSGQYTAPIAGYYTFTATLHIVRREQQRKGQPRRGNRLRLLICVQSHCQHNSNLETVSWLESGSDLFTISVTGVLYLQAKKTCL
- the ERFE gene encoding erythroferrone isoform X3, whose product is MRLPELCLALLCAAGSAGAAREGSPGPGAAAGRAAEAGRGGPGAAALRAGGVDPRQAWLLLAGSSGRGTRSRDRGRTGTMRDGTGAGAAPVPGGQSPGQPPQAALQVGVPGAAPAPPEAPAVLEELLRELHLLLRGMVKEPAKTRRKAWEGREEEEESGEGNPQAGSHRRVEAAFHCRTRENISVEQRGRQELQLYYIPEKEGMFHRGSGLNLTSGQYTAPIAGYYTFTATLHIGEPSGTPCSPAGEVQDGSHPPLCPSAQRAAEEGAAAQGESSAAADLCAVPLPAQQQSGDRVLAGEWQ
- the ERFE gene encoding erythroferrone isoform X1, translated to MRLPELCLALLCAAGSAGAAREGSPGPGAAAGRAAEAGRGGPGAAALRAGGVDPRQAWLLLAGSSGRGTRSRDRGRTGTMRDGTGAGAAPVPGGQSPGQPPQAALQVGVPGAAPAPPEAPAVLEELLRELHLLLRGMVKEPAKTRRKAWEGREEEEESGEGNPQAGSHRRVEAAFHCRTRENISVEQRGRQELQLYYIPEKEGMFHRGSGLNLTSGQYTAPIAGYYTFTATLHIVRREQQRKGQPRRGNRLRLLICVQSHCQHNSNLETVSWLESGSDLFTISVTGVLYLQAGQYASVFVDNAAGSPLTVQSGSDFSAILLGV